One genomic segment of Cystobacter ferrugineus includes these proteins:
- the proB gene encoding glutamate 5-kinase — MNLSGRDAVRAARRVVVKIGTNALTHATGRFNRAHFDALSEDLLWAAQGRELVVVSSGAIALGVERLGLPARPKDIPGKQACAAVGQSRLMRAYEEAFDRANRRVAQILLTHGDVQDRRRYLNVKHALERLLEAQVVPIINENDTVSVDELKFGDNDTLAGLVAGGVEADALIILSDVEGLFTADPRKNPDAQMLSVVDAVTPELLALAGGSGSQVGTGGMTTKVRAAARAAESGVRCVITSGAVPGRLRAVLSGESVGTLFESSGSRRSARTAWIAHALKPKGRLIVDAGARAAVTAGKRSLLPSGIRSVEGDFGRGDPVDLVDAQGQVFARGLSAYEDGELRRIAGLKSADIESVLGYRYLDEAVHRDDLAVL, encoded by the coding sequence GTGAACCTTTCCGGACGAGACGCGGTGCGCGCCGCGCGGCGCGTGGTGGTGAAGATCGGCACCAATGCCCTCACCCATGCGACGGGGCGCTTCAACCGGGCCCACTTCGACGCGCTGAGCGAGGATCTGCTCTGGGCGGCCCAGGGCCGGGAGCTGGTGGTGGTGTCCAGTGGCGCCATCGCCCTGGGGGTGGAGCGGCTGGGGTTACCCGCGCGCCCCAAGGATATTCCCGGCAAACAGGCCTGCGCGGCGGTGGGGCAGAGCCGCCTCATGCGGGCCTACGAGGAGGCGTTCGACCGGGCCAACCGCCGCGTGGCGCAGATCCTCCTCACCCATGGGGACGTGCAGGACCGGCGGCGCTACCTCAACGTGAAGCACGCGCTGGAGCGCCTCCTGGAGGCCCAGGTGGTGCCCATCATCAACGAGAACGACACCGTGTCCGTGGACGAGCTCAAGTTCGGCGACAACGACACGCTGGCGGGCCTCGTCGCGGGTGGCGTGGAGGCCGACGCCCTCATCATCCTGTCCGACGTGGAGGGGCTCTTCACCGCGGACCCGCGCAAGAACCCCGACGCCCAGATGCTCTCCGTGGTGGATGCCGTCACGCCCGAGCTGCTCGCGCTCGCGGGGGGCTCGGGCAGCCAGGTGGGCACCGGCGGCATGACCACCAAGGTGCGCGCCGCCGCGCGCGCCGCCGAGTCGGGCGTGCGCTGCGTCATCACCTCGGGGGCCGTGCCGGGCCGCCTGCGCGCGGTGCTCTCGGGCGAGTCCGTGGGCACCCTCTTCGAGAGTTCCGGCAGTCGGCGCAGCGCACGCACCGCGTGGATCGCCCATGCCCTCAAGCCCAAGGGCCGGCTGATCGTGGACGCCGGGGCGCGCGCGGCCGTCACCGCCGGCAAGCGCAGCCTGCTGCCCTCGGGCATCCGCTCGGTGGAGGGGGACTTCGGCCGGGGAGACCCGGTGGACCTCGTGGACGCCCAGGGGCAGGTGTTCGCCCGGGGCTTGAGCGCCTACGAAGACGGGGAGTTGCGGCGCATCGCGGGGCTCAAGAGCGCCGACATCGAGTCCGTGCTCGGCTACCGCTACCTCGACGAGGCCGTGCACCGCGACGACCTCGCCGTCCTCTGA
- a CDS encoding helix-turn-helix transcriptional regulator, whose product MDRTERLLDLVALFLDAREPISWAELRDHFPQDYRGTSDDAAERKFERDKAELLELGFPLTYIQGDDERKDGYIVDRDAYYLPEVDLTKEELAVLYAAGSAALTSGAFPGRDDLSHALRKIGFFAGDALPTPRVRMELGTEQDGPRLAAYLEQLWSACAARKWVQMTYGSPKRLDLSERRVEPYGLALRRGIWTLVGYCHLRQGIRTFHVHRIRTLKVNTARPRTPDFEVPTNFSADDYVASYPWQHRFHERVEARLRLTGELASRAASLFPGAHVTPAPEGQGMLVTLPVTFLDGLLRFCLQLGPDCHVEAPDKAREAVATMARRILEKHGEKPEVQA is encoded by the coding sequence ATGGACCGGACCGAACGTCTCCTTGATCTCGTGGCCCTGTTCCTGGACGCTCGGGAACCCATCTCCTGGGCGGAGCTGCGCGACCATTTCCCCCAGGACTACCGGGGCACCTCCGACGACGCCGCCGAGCGCAAGTTCGAGCGCGACAAGGCGGAGCTGTTGGAGCTCGGCTTCCCGCTCACCTACATCCAGGGCGACGACGAGCGGAAGGATGGCTACATCGTCGACCGCGACGCCTACTACCTGCCCGAGGTGGACCTCACCAAGGAGGAGCTGGCGGTGCTCTACGCCGCGGGCAGCGCCGCGCTCACCTCCGGGGCCTTTCCCGGCCGGGACGACCTGTCGCATGCCCTGCGCAAGATTGGTTTCTTCGCCGGCGACGCGCTGCCCACCCCCCGGGTGCGCATGGAGCTGGGCACGGAGCAGGACGGGCCCAGACTGGCCGCGTACCTGGAGCAGCTCTGGAGCGCGTGCGCCGCGCGCAAGTGGGTGCAGATGACCTATGGCTCGCCCAAGCGGCTCGACCTGTCCGAGCGCCGGGTGGAGCCGTACGGACTCGCGCTGCGCCGGGGCATCTGGACGCTGGTGGGCTACTGTCACCTGCGCCAGGGCATCCGCACCTTCCACGTGCACCGCATCCGTACCCTCAAGGTGAACACCGCCCGGCCGCGCACCCCGGACTTCGAGGTGCCCACGAACTTCTCCGCGGATGACTACGTGGCCAGCTACCCCTGGCAGCACCGCTTCCATGAGCGCGTGGAGGCTCGCCTGCGCCTCACCGGCGAGCTGGCCTCGCGCGCCGCCTCGCTCTTTCCCGGCGCGCACGTCACCCCGGCTCCGGAGGGCCAGGGCATGCTCGTGACACTGCCGGTGACGTTCCTGGATGGGCTCCTGCGCTTCTGCCTCCAGCTCGGTCCGGACTGCCACGTGGAGGCCCCGGACAAGGCGCGCGAGGCCGTGGCCACCATGGCCCGGCGCATCCTGGAGAAGCACGGCGAGAAGCCCGAGGTGCAGGCATGA
- a CDS encoding helix-turn-helix transcriptional regulator → MSVHERLRRLLFLVPYVSSRQGITVEELARALNVSREHLLEDLDLLTCVGRPPFNPDDYIDIYVENDRVYVDLDQRLSAPPRLTVGEASALAAAAELLRPAAGDTLRGAVEKLERVLPPGAGARFREMYRKIDAALEAPEALGPLTQAIHGRYEVTFDYTAPGRGAPEPRRARPLELLSHRGQWYLQAFCLTREDERLFRVDRMGALSLTTTLFQPREGARAEVPNPARRDADVRVLFTPLVAPYVRERFGEDARLLADGSVEVRVAGDNERWLTQWVLSFGGEAEVLEPASARAAVARAAKAALGV, encoded by the coding sequence ATGAGCGTCCACGAGCGTCTGCGCCGCCTGCTGTTCCTCGTGCCCTATGTGTCCTCGCGCCAGGGAATCACCGTGGAGGAGCTGGCGCGCGCCCTCAACGTCAGCCGGGAGCACCTGCTCGAGGACCTGGATCTGCTCACCTGCGTGGGCCGGCCCCCCTTCAACCCGGACGACTACATCGACATCTACGTCGAGAACGACCGCGTCTACGTGGATCTGGATCAGCGCCTGTCCGCGCCTCCGCGCCTGACGGTGGGCGAGGCCTCGGCCCTGGCCGCCGCGGCGGAGCTGCTGCGTCCGGCGGCCGGCGACACGCTGCGCGGCGCGGTGGAGAAGCTCGAGCGCGTGCTGCCTCCGGGCGCGGGGGCGCGCTTCCGCGAGATGTACCGGAAGATCGACGCCGCGCTGGAGGCGCCCGAGGCCCTGGGCCCGCTCACCCAGGCCATCCACGGCCGCTACGAGGTGACGTTCGACTACACGGCCCCCGGACGGGGTGCCCCCGAGCCCCGGCGTGCCCGGCCGCTCGAGCTGCTCAGCCACCGCGGCCAGTGGTACCTGCAGGCCTTCTGCCTCACCCGCGAGGACGAGCGGCTCTTCCGGGTGGACCGGATGGGGGCGCTCTCGCTCACCACCACCCTGTTCCAGCCGCGCGAGGGCGCCCGGGCCGAGGTGCCCAACCCCGCCCGCCGCGACGCGGACGTCCGGGTGCTCTTCACCCCGCTGGTGGCCCCCTATGTCCGGGAGCGCTTCGGCGAGGACGCTCGCCTGCTCGCGGACGGGAGCGTCGAGGTGCGGGTCGCCGGAGACAATGAGCGCTGGTTGACGCAGTGGGTGCTATCGTTCGGCGGCGAGGCCGAGGTGCTTGAGCCTGCCTCGGCCCGTGCGGCCGTGGCGCGAGCGGCGAAGGCCGCGCTAGGAGTCTGA
- a CDS encoding FHA domain-containing protein, whose translation MSFQLTIAEGKEAGKEFVFEQDSVLIGRVAECDVVLYDAGISRRHCRIFSEADQYYVEDMGSSNGTRVNGSLVPVKERLALEEGAQLSLGPVVFVFKPVVEDATSPGAEVTVDEGSTRIVSVEAVSRQRNKAEALAPEGADAETLDAARRSSTRTLPRARTGVQPSLPPGAPPRPARGGAASAAALARAPESAPAAPPSRRPGSTSSAVARSTGAAGAPAGSSLSAADRARIRRESPGLVANLKLFWLDASLNVRRGIMALGGVLALGLVALIFWLVLDTGAAVQRGPEPEGLANKQIITDSFGLGDGVDWEHTDQKVFEWEYTAATRTLAILHYQAQGISEGELIVTVNGADLGKVPPDTLASQDRVLEIMIPWQLLKKGEVNRITFDNTKNPPGEDPWRIWNIWLERVPLPEISPEQLLEEARKAYTRGRKNMDNVMVGARNGYEGWKSFREAWLLLEAHPEPRPDLYFEARERMKDAQKELDKVCAKLMLEVERYVNQSKWQEANATLDHTREYFPDDTDQLCAQKAEMKRAEISQ comes from the coding sequence ATGAGCTTCCAGCTGACGATCGCCGAGGGCAAGGAGGCGGGTAAGGAGTTCGTCTTCGAACAGGACTCCGTCCTCATCGGTCGTGTCGCCGAGTGTGATGTCGTCCTGTACGACGCGGGCATCTCCCGCCGCCATTGCCGCATCTTCTCCGAGGCGGACCAGTACTACGTCGAGGACATGGGCAGCTCCAACGGCACCCGGGTCAATGGCTCGCTGGTCCCGGTGAAGGAGAGACTGGCCCTGGAAGAAGGGGCCCAGCTGTCGCTCGGGCCGGTGGTGTTCGTCTTCAAGCCGGTGGTCGAGGATGCCACCTCGCCCGGGGCCGAGGTCACGGTGGATGAGGGCAGCACGCGCATCGTGTCCGTGGAGGCCGTGTCGCGCCAGCGCAACAAGGCCGAGGCCCTGGCGCCCGAGGGCGCGGACGCGGAGACCCTCGACGCCGCGCGGCGCAGCTCCACCCGCACCCTGCCGCGCGCGCGCACCGGGGTGCAGCCCTCGCTGCCTCCGGGTGCTCCTCCCCGTCCCGCCCGGGGCGGCGCCGCCTCCGCCGCGGCCCTGGCGCGCGCTCCGGAGTCGGCTCCCGCGGCGCCCCCCTCCCGGCGTCCGGGCTCCACCTCCAGCGCGGTGGCTCGCTCCACCGGTGCCGCCGGTGCGCCCGCCGGGTCCTCCCTGTCCGCCGCGGATCGCGCCCGCATCCGGCGCGAGTCCCCGGGTCTGGTGGCCAACCTCAAGCTCTTCTGGCTCGATGCGAGCCTCAACGTGCGCCGCGGCATCATGGCCCTGGGCGGCGTGTTGGCGCTGGGCCTCGTGGCGCTCATCTTCTGGCTGGTGCTCGACACCGGTGCCGCCGTGCAGCGCGGCCCGGAGCCGGAGGGACTCGCCAACAAGCAGATCATCACCGACTCCTTCGGCCTGGGCGATGGCGTGGACTGGGAGCACACGGACCAGAAGGTCTTCGAGTGGGAGTACACCGCCGCCACCCGCACGCTCGCCATCCTGCACTACCAGGCGCAGGGCATCTCCGAGGGAGAGCTCATCGTGACGGTCAATGGTGCGGACCTGGGCAAGGTGCCTCCGGACACCCTGGCCAGCCAGGATCGGGTGCTGGAGATCATGATCCCCTGGCAGTTGCTCAAGAAGGGGGAGGTCAACCGCATCACCTTCGACAACACCAAGAATCCGCCCGGGGAGGACCCCTGGCGCATCTGGAACATCTGGCTGGAGCGGGTGCCGCTGCCGGAGATCTCCCCCGAGCAACTCCTGGAGGAGGCGCGCAAGGCCTACACGCGCGGTCGCAAGAACATGGACAACGTCATGGTGGGCGCGCGCAACGGCTACGAGGGCTGGAAGTCGTTCCGCGAGGCGTGGCTGCTGCTGGAAGCCCACCCCGAGCCCCGTCCGGACCTCTACTTCGAGGCGCGCGAGCGCATGAAGGACGCCCAGAAGGAACTGGACAAGGTGTGCGCCAAGCTCATGCTGGAGGTGGAACGCTACGTCAACCAGAGCAAGTGGCAGGAGGCCAACGCCACCCTGGACCACACGCGCGAGTACTTCCCGGACGACACGGATCAGCTCTGCGCTCAGAAGGCGGAGATGAAGCGCGCCGAAATCAGTCAATGA
- a CDS encoding phospholipase D-like domain-containing protein: protein MREQEGGSGAEVRGGALERPGRLIARSPVNTPRWNEEVSTALLARYYLPPSHSPLRGNACQLLRDGVEVYPSMLEAIRNARRYVHLETYMFLSDAVGELFGKALAEAAERGVHVRVLYDALGSWSSRAEFFESLRARGVDIRPFKPFSSLGRGLRHLLRRDHRKILSVDGEVAFIGGVNIAVHWAPKGQGGECWRDDVLRVEGPAVYELERRFVATWRMAFQDKFRSWREGRRRRKQVRARLQSQGRGGVGLAVLSNRRSIHRAYLHAISRARRSVLVAAAYFVPDRKLVAALRDAAQRGVEVCLLLNARGDHPWIMNATRSFYEKLLTAGVRIFEWERCVLHTKTAVVDGVWGTIGSFNLERLSLAFNHEANAVFTDPRLGFQLESAIRGDCQDCREVDLAVFRQRPLWRKVLERVLYAFRRLI from the coding sequence ATGCGTGAGCAGGAAGGGGGCAGTGGGGCGGAGGTCAGGGGAGGGGCATTGGAGCGGCCCGGGCGGCTCATCGCCCGTTCGCCCGTCAACACCCCTCGCTGGAACGAAGAGGTTTCCACCGCATTGCTCGCTCGCTACTACCTGCCCCCCTCGCACTCTCCGTTGAGGGGTAACGCCTGCCAGTTGCTGCGCGACGGCGTGGAGGTCTACCCCTCCATGCTGGAAGCCATCCGCAACGCGCGCCGCTATGTCCACCTCGAGACATACATGTTCTTGTCCGACGCGGTGGGCGAGCTGTTCGGCAAGGCCCTGGCGGAAGCGGCCGAGCGTGGCGTGCACGTGCGGGTGCTCTACGACGCCCTGGGCTCCTGGTCGAGCCGCGCCGAGTTCTTCGAGTCCCTGCGCGCCCGGGGCGTGGACATCCGTCCCTTCAAACCCTTCAGCAGCCTGGGCCGGGGCCTGCGCCACCTGCTGCGGAGGGATCACCGGAAGATCCTCTCGGTGGATGGCGAGGTGGCCTTCATCGGCGGGGTGAACATCGCCGTGCACTGGGCTCCGAAGGGGCAGGGGGGCGAGTGCTGGCGCGATGACGTGCTCCGGGTGGAAGGGCCCGCGGTGTACGAGCTGGAGCGCCGCTTCGTGGCCACCTGGCGCATGGCCTTCCAGGACAAGTTCCGCTCCTGGCGCGAGGGCCGCCGCCGGCGCAAGCAGGTGCGCGCGCGGCTCCAGTCCCAGGGCCGGGGCGGCGTGGGCCTGGCGGTGCTCTCCAACCGCCGGAGCATCCACCGCGCCTACCTGCATGCCATCTCCCGCGCCCGCCGCAGCGTGCTGGTGGCGGCCGCCTACTTCGTCCCGGATCGCAAGCTGGTGGCCGCGCTGCGCGACGCCGCCCAGCGGGGCGTGGAGGTGTGCCTGCTGCTCAACGCCCGGGGCGACCACCCGTGGATCATGAACGCCACGCGCTCCTTCTACGAGAAGCTGCTCACCGCGGGCGTGCGCATCTTCGAGTGGGAGCGGTGCGTGCTGCACACCAAGACGGCGGTGGTGGACGGCGTGTGGGGCACCATCGGCTCGTTCAACCTCGAGCGGTTGTCGCTCGCCTTCAACCACGAGGCGAACGCCGTCTTCACCGACCCGCGGCTGGGCTTCCAGTTGGAGAGCGCCATTCGCGGCGACTGCCAGGACTGCCGCGAGGTGGACCTGGCCGTGTTCCGCCAGCGGCCTCTCTGGCGCAAGGTGCTCGAGCGCGTGCTGTACGCCTTCCGCCGGCTCATCTGA
- a CDS encoding ATP-binding protein: MAFDPVCNVLLGQSGTGKSSLLDLVAAMFSADFSDLLEDEFDLEYQFSEGEVRARFAIRHEHRPAAGREARPVLFARVEISFGSAAPPLTFVVDEAARVIRVDAEVGVNVPLSDGPPVGTCLWSHLFSGLSGWIDVAHPRRELLAQVVLVLCPDAEARRFDESLEFYSLLRQLDIGLVRGADGRVRIEGSPLGQALAERVSEFAAERWDEDKYVLDERQLPFLGQLASLLDFETAAAVLDFTRLPGEEGVETRKSGRQAFHFTHRAGWSLPDRHLSYGQKRTLSFLYYLDCVEHVAIADELVNGLPHPWLPYCLEALSPRQVFLTSPNPILLDALSFESSEQVRSQLVLCRWEDAGQMRWEKPPPELAEDFLASHRAGFQQLGELLLDKGLG; this comes from the coding sequence TTGGCGTTCGATCCCGTCTGCAATGTCCTCCTGGGACAGAGTGGAACGGGGAAGAGTTCGTTGCTCGACCTCGTCGCGGCCATGTTCAGCGCGGACTTCTCCGACCTGCTGGAGGACGAGTTCGATCTGGAGTACCAGTTCTCGGAAGGAGAGGTGAGGGCGCGCTTCGCCATCCGTCATGAACACCGTCCCGCCGCCGGGCGCGAGGCGCGGCCCGTGTTGTTCGCCCGGGTGGAGATCTCCTTCGGCTCCGCCGCCCCGCCGCTCACCTTCGTGGTCGACGAGGCCGCGCGCGTCATCCGCGTGGACGCGGAGGTGGGCGTGAACGTGCCCCTGTCCGACGGGCCTCCCGTGGGCACGTGCCTGTGGAGCCACCTGTTCAGCGGACTCTCGGGGTGGATCGACGTGGCGCATCCCCGGCGGGAGCTTCTCGCGCAGGTGGTGCTGGTGCTCTGTCCCGATGCCGAGGCCCGCCGCTTCGATGAGTCCCTGGAGTTCTATTCCTTGCTGCGGCAGCTCGACATCGGCCTGGTGCGTGGCGCGGATGGCCGGGTGCGCATCGAGGGCTCGCCCCTGGGTCAGGCCCTCGCCGAGCGGGTGTCGGAGTTCGCGGCGGAGCGCTGGGACGAAGACAAGTATGTCCTGGACGAGCGTCAGCTTCCCTTCCTGGGCCAGTTGGCCAGCCTGCTGGACTTCGAGACGGCCGCGGCGGTCCTCGATTTCACCCGGTTGCCCGGAGAGGAGGGCGTGGAGACTCGCAAGTCCGGACGTCAGGCGTTCCACTTCACCCATCGCGCGGGGTGGTCCCTCCCCGACAGGCACCTGAGCTACGGGCAGAAGCGCACCCTGTCCTTCCTGTACTACCTGGACTGTGTCGAGCACGTCGCCATCGCCGACGAGCTCGTCAACGGCCTGCCCCATCCGTGGCTGCCCTACTGCCTCGAGGCGCTGAGCCCTCGTCAGGTCTTCCTCACCAGCCCCAACCCCATCCTCCTGGATGCGCTCTCCTTCGAGTCGTCGGAGCAGGTGCGCTCCCAGCTCGTGCTCTGCCGGTGGGAGGACGCCGGGCAGATGCGCTGGGAAAAGCCACCACCCGAGCTCGCCGAGGACTTCCTCGCTTCCCACCGGGCCGGCTTCCAGCAGCTCGGGGAGCTGCTCCTGGACAAGGGTCTGGGGTAG
- the ligD gene encoding DNA ligase D: MGTYGEKRDFSLTSEPGPEVEASLSGGAPIFVVHKHDATRLHYDLRLEIDGVLVSWAIPKGPSYDPAEKRLAVQTEDHPLAYATFEGRIPDGAYGAGDSLLWESGTFDTVPPGRASEQLAKGRLHVVLHGSKLQGEWHLIRTRPMGKKAQWLCFKAKDGTERPGYDVTEAHPESVKSGQRVTHGPVRRTRRTAPARPVRASRSTRAKKAPVAPALSPVALLEKVGAPMLATLAQVESTDQGEWLYEVKYDGFRALAAFGEGEVALHSRGGKDLSARFPDIVRALGALGGHEAVVDGEIVALDDKGRSRFQLLGKGAEERFVIFDVLWLDGEDLRPLPLEERRERLERLLARVKTPLRIAERVEGSARQALALARRRGWEGVMAKRVGTPYSPGRGETWLKLKVQANQEVAIVGFTPMANERPELGSLLVAVREGNAWRYAGKVGTGYTTKVRRELRALLSRDEVKKPPVQDAPRVRDALHHEDAIWVKPRHVAQVAFTEWTEDGRLRHPSFQGLRADKRPEECVRERPIERPARRGPHRQTGRKSRPGARSAGRSAVSRKEAPTVKEAAPAKKMVAATAKKGAAPALVGLTHGDRVLFPEPGYTKADVYRYFQDVAPFMVPALAGRPLTLQQWPQGVKAPGFFRQGVEHVPEGLTTVRITHETRELSHVVVDRPESLLWLANQSALTLHMWSSRVPHLEQPDWVVFDLDPGPGGTFEDLIELATGLRRYLDRLELVSVPKTSGKRGLHVLVPLSPGHTYEQVRAFAHETFAALSEEYPELATTERSKSRRQGRLYLDADQNAWGKTVVAPYSPRALPHAPVSTPLAWSEVTRRLDPSRFTLGTLRKRLDKVGDLFSPALKGRQSLPNR, encoded by the coding sequence TTGGGAACCTACGGCGAGAAGCGTGACTTCTCCCTCACCTCGGAGCCTGGCCCCGAGGTCGAGGCCTCGCTCTCGGGCGGCGCCCCCATCTTCGTGGTGCACAAGCACGACGCCACGCGGCTGCACTATGACCTGCGGCTGGAGATCGACGGGGTGCTGGTGAGCTGGGCCATTCCCAAGGGCCCCAGCTACGATCCGGCCGAGAAGCGGCTCGCGGTGCAGACCGAGGACCACCCCCTGGCCTACGCCACCTTCGAGGGCCGCATCCCCGATGGGGCCTATGGGGCGGGGGACTCGCTGCTGTGGGAGTCGGGCACCTTCGACACGGTGCCTCCCGGCCGGGCCTCCGAGCAGCTCGCGAAGGGGCGGCTGCACGTGGTGCTGCACGGCTCGAAGCTCCAGGGCGAGTGGCACCTCATCCGCACGCGTCCCATGGGCAAGAAGGCCCAGTGGCTGTGCTTCAAGGCCAAGGATGGTACCGAGCGCCCCGGCTACGACGTCACCGAGGCCCACCCCGAGTCCGTGAAGTCCGGCCAGCGCGTCACCCACGGTCCTGTCCGGCGCACCCGGCGCACCGCTCCGGCCAGGCCCGTGCGCGCCTCCCGCTCCACTCGCGCGAAGAAGGCCCCGGTGGCTCCGGCCCTCTCTCCCGTGGCGCTGCTGGAGAAGGTGGGCGCGCCCATGCTCGCCACGCTCGCCCAGGTGGAGTCCACCGACCAGGGCGAGTGGCTCTACGAGGTGAAGTACGACGGGTTCCGCGCGCTCGCCGCGTTTGGCGAGGGCGAGGTCGCGCTGCACTCGCGCGGCGGCAAGGACTTGTCGGCGCGCTTCCCCGACATCGTCCGGGCGCTCGGGGCGCTCGGTGGGCACGAGGCGGTGGTGGATGGGGAGATCGTCGCCCTGGACGACAAGGGGCGCTCCCGCTTCCAGCTCCTCGGCAAGGGGGCCGAGGAACGCTTCGTCATTTTCGATGTGCTGTGGCTCGATGGGGAGGACCTGCGGCCGCTGCCCCTGGAGGAACGTCGCGAACGGCTCGAGCGGCTGCTGGCGCGTGTGAAGACGCCCCTGCGGATCGCCGAGCGGGTGGAGGGCAGCGCGCGGCAGGCGCTGGCCCTGGCGCGGCGGCGTGGCTGGGAAGGTGTCATGGCCAAGCGCGTGGGCACCCCCTATTCACCGGGCCGCGGCGAGACCTGGCTCAAGCTCAAGGTCCAGGCCAACCAGGAGGTGGCCATCGTGGGCTTCACGCCCATGGCCAACGAGCGGCCCGAGCTGGGCTCGCTCCTGGTGGCGGTGCGCGAGGGGAATGCGTGGCGCTACGCGGGCAAGGTGGGCACGGGGTACACGACGAAGGTGCGGCGGGAGCTGCGCGCGCTGCTGTCGCGCGACGAGGTGAAGAAGCCCCCCGTCCAGGATGCTCCGCGCGTGCGTGACGCCCTGCACCATGAGGACGCCATCTGGGTGAAGCCCCGTCACGTGGCCCAGGTGGCGTTCACCGAATGGACCGAGGATGGGCGGCTGCGCCATCCCTCCTTCCAGGGGCTGCGCGCTGACAAGCGCCCCGAGGAGTGTGTCCGGGAGCGCCCCATCGAGCGGCCCGCTCGCCGGGGTCCCCACCGGCAGACGGGGCGCAAGTCCCGCCCGGGGGCGCGCTCCGCGGGCAGATCCGCCGTCTCCCGGAAGGAGGCTCCCACGGTGAAGGAGGCCGCTCCGGCGAAGAAGATGGTGGCGGCCACGGCGAAGAAGGGGGCCGCTCCGGCCCTGGTGGGGCTCACCCACGGGGATCGGGTCCTCTTCCCCGAGCCGGGCTACACCAAGGCGGACGTGTACCGCTACTTCCAGGACGTCGCGCCCTTCATGGTGCCGGCGCTGGCGGGCCGGCCCCTCACGCTGCAGCAGTGGCCCCAGGGCGTGAAGGCGCCCGGCTTCTTCCGCCAGGGCGTGGAGCACGTGCCGGAGGGGCTCACCACGGTGCGCATCACCCACGAGACGCGCGAGCTGTCCCACGTGGTGGTGGACCGGCCCGAGTCCCTCCTGTGGCTCGCCAACCAGTCCGCGCTCACCCTGCACATGTGGTCCAGCCGGGTGCCGCACCTGGAGCAGCCCGACTGGGTGGTGTTCGACCTGGATCCAGGCCCCGGGGGGACCTTCGAGGATTTGATCGAACTGGCCACCGGGTTGCGGCGCTACCTGGATCGGCTGGAGCTGGTCAGCGTGCCCAAGACTTCCGGCAAGCGGGGCCTGCACGTGCTGGTGCCCCTGTCCCCGGGCCACACCTACGAGCAGGTGCGCGCGTTCGCCCACGAGACCTTCGCGGCGCTCTCGGAGGAGTACCCGGAGTTGGCGACCACCGAGCGCTCCAAGTCGCGGCGCCAGGGGCGGCTGTACCTGGACGCGGACCAGAACGCCTGGGGCAAGACGGTGGTGGCGCCCTACTCTCCGCGTGCGCTACCGCACGCACCCGTGTCCACACCGCTCGCGTGGTCGGAGGTGACGCGCCGGTTGGATCCCTCGCGTTTCACGCTGGGCACCCTGCGCAAGCGCCTGGATAAGGTGGGAGACCTGTTCTCCCCGGCCCTGAAGGGGCGCCAATCGCTACCCAATCGTTGA
- a CDS encoding cyclic nucleotide-binding domain-containing protein: protein MATRLAERGRVGAALAEIRRLEQQTSAREAANVCEALARHWAQGSHLLRAIVACKELMRLDPGHTRTPLFIAQLYARYSPLPEEASGELLSQELELLPDREDPVAVPLFSMLGQDAFVALLEAVEVRTYMTGHPVIREGDQGASMFFLVEGRGDVLRLLEGRGPQEGPVVEGGVFGEMALITEGPRLSTVMPSVPSIVLELTRARFTELAQRFPLVDRIVRAFCRKRAADHLLRTHPLFSSLRHEQRRLFSREFQLQRVAAGATLLIAGEKGDGLYLLMRGRCTPFHVHPDGSETPLALLREGDVFGEISLLLDQPVTATVRADVPSVVLKLGRPAFERLSSSQPSMREVLMQMAKERLARTARLLAEG, encoded by the coding sequence TTGGCCACGAGACTCGCTGAACGGGGTCGGGTGGGAGCGGCGCTCGCCGAGATCCGGCGGCTCGAACAGCAGACCTCCGCCCGAGAGGCCGCCAATGTGTGCGAGGCGCTCGCGAGACACTGGGCACAGGGCAGTCATCTGTTGCGCGCCATCGTGGCATGCAAGGAGTTGATGCGGCTCGACCCGGGACATACCCGGACCCCGCTCTTCATCGCCCAGCTCTACGCGCGCTACTCCCCCCTGCCCGAGGAGGCCTCGGGCGAGCTGCTCTCCCAGGAGCTCGAGCTGCTGCCGGACCGGGAGGATCCCGTGGCGGTGCCGCTCTTCTCGATGCTGGGCCAGGACGCGTTCGTGGCGCTGCTCGAGGCGGTGGAGGTGCGCACGTACATGACGGGCCACCCGGTGATTCGCGAGGGGGACCAGGGCGCGTCGATGTTCTTCTTGGTGGAGGGCCGTGGGGACGTGCTGCGGCTGCTGGAGGGGCGGGGACCGCAGGAGGGGCCGGTGGTGGAGGGCGGAGTGTTCGGGGAGATGGCCCTCATCACCGAGGGTCCCCGGCTGTCCACGGTGATGCCGTCGGTGCCGTCGATCGTCCTGGAGCTGACGCGGGCGCGCTTCACGGAGCTCGCCCAGCGCTTCCCCCTGGTGGATCGGATCGTTCGGGCCTTCTGCCGCAAGCGCGCGGCGGACCACCTGCTGCGCACCCACCCGCTCTTCTCGTCCCTGCGCCACGAGCAGCGGCGGCTCTTCTCCCGCGAGTTCCAACTGCAGCGGGTGGCGGCGGGGGCCACGTTGCTCATCGCCGGGGAGAAGGGCGACGGACTCTACCTGTTGATGCGGGGCCGGTGCACGCCCTTCCACGTCCACCCGGACGGGAGCGAGACGCCCCTTGCCCTCTTGCGCGAGGGGGATGTCTTCGGGGAGATCTCCCTGCTGTTGGATCAGCCGGTGACGGCCACGGTGCGCGCGGACGTGCCCAGCGTGGTGCTCAAGCTGGGCCGCCCGGCCTTCGAGCGCCTCAGCTCCAGCCAGCCCTCCATGCGGGAAGTGTTGATGCAGATGGCCAAGGAGCGCCTGGCGCGCACGGCCCGTCTGCTCGCGGAAGGTTGA